A DNA window from Paraclostridium bifermentans contains the following coding sequences:
- a CDS encoding MazG-like family protein: protein MNNNTLVNFEEIQKLTQIDKKTIEQRALKLTEETGEVAQSILSSINACGCGYKNKSKHDITEECLDVIIVASSIISQNYENEVDIELIKEIYNKKLGKWKEKCSQK from the coding sequence ATGAACAACAACACATTAGTTAATTTTGAAGAAATTCAAAAACTAACACAAATAGATAAAAAAACAATAGAACAAAGAGCTTTAAAATTAACAGAAGAAACAGGAGAAGTAGCACAGTCGATACTTAGCAGTATAAACGCATGTGGATGTGGATATAAAAATAAGTCAAAGCATGATATAACTGAAGAATGTTTAGATGTTATTATCGTTGCAAGCTCAATAATAAGTCAAAATTATGAAAATGAAGTAGATATTGAACTTATAAAAGAAATATACAATAAAAAATTAGGAAAATGGAAAGAAAAGTGCAGTCAAAAGTAG
- the murQ gene encoding N-acetylmuramic acid 6-phosphate etherase: protein MDKLNLSKLTTESRNQNTLNIDKVSTLEMVKMINEEDKKVANAIEIELPQIAEAIDGIVERMQKGGRLIYIGAGTSGRLGILDASECPPTYGVSEELVQGLIAGGQEAIFRAKEGAEDSKELAVLDLKDKHLNENDTVVGIAASGRTPYVIGGLEYANEIGALTISVTCNADSQVAKEAKIAISPVVGAEVVTGSTRLKSGTAQKLVLNMLSTGSMIKMGKVYGNLMVDVKATNEKLIERSKKIVCEATGVSFKEAETVLNETDFDVKLSIFMILSNLEKEEAKVILEMNNGYIAKALKNI, encoded by the coding sequence ATGGATAAATTAAACTTATCGAAATTAACAACAGAAAGTAGAAATCAAAATACATTAAATATAGATAAAGTATCAACTTTAGAAATGGTTAAGATGATAAATGAAGAAGATAAAAAGGTAGCAAATGCAATAGAAATAGAACTACCTCAAATAGCAGAAGCCATAGATGGAATAGTAGAGAGAATGCAAAAAGGTGGAAGATTAATATATATAGGTGCAGGAACTTCTGGAAGGTTAGGAATACTAGATGCATCAGAATGTCCTCCAACATATGGAGTATCAGAAGAATTAGTTCAAGGATTAATTGCAGGAGGTCAAGAGGCCATATTTAGAGCTAAAGAAGGTGCTGAAGATTCTAAAGAATTAGCTGTATTAGATTTAAAGGATAAACATTTAAATGAAAATGATACGGTAGTAGGTATAGCTGCATCAGGGAGAACACCATATGTAATAGGGGGATTAGAGTATGCAAATGAAATAGGAGCCTTAACGATATCAGTTACATGTAATGCAGACTCACAAGTAGCAAAAGAAGCTAAAATAGCAATATCTCCAGTCGTTGGAGCAGAAGTTGTAACAGGGTCTACAAGATTAAAGTCAGGGACAGCACAAAAATTAGTATTAAATATGCTATCAACAGGAAGCATGATAAAAATGGGAAAAGTATATGGAAACTTAATGGTAGATGTAAAAGCAACAAATGAAAAATTAATTGAAAGATCTAAAAAAATAGTGTGTGAAGCGACAGGAGTAAGTTTTAAAGAAGCAGAAACTGTTTTAAATGAAACTGATTTTGATGTAAAGCTATCTATATTTATGATCTTGTCAAATTTAGAAAAAGAAGAAGCTAAAGTAATATTAGAAATGAATAATGGATATATAGCAAAAGCTCTTAAAAATATATAA
- a CDS encoding MupG family TIM beta-alpha barrel fold protein yields MSLGFSVYFGLDNTKDENIQLLKDANELGFTRIFTSLHIPEANYDILKVEVREFFELAKQYDMDIISDISPNTFKFLDLNNMDLKGLRDMGVKTIRIDFGYTEEEISNMSKNDYGIQIQLNASTITESFFKNLDKFSPNYENIDALHNFYPRIGTGISEECMLEKNKILNDRGIKICAFVQSNNRKRSPLKDGLPTLEDHRNKDVRQAANHLFAIGNQSVFIGDSLPSKQELNDLANLFTEGVELRIKVDTKEKVSLKLLEEIYSSRTDGARDAIRASESRLILNGNNIKPENTVDKNYGDITIDNEGYKRYMGELQILTTNQAYDVRINKVASVLQDDFYLLKYIKNGKKFYFRKV; encoded by the coding sequence ATGAGTTTAGGATTTTCAGTTTATTTTGGATTAGATAATACAAAAGATGAAAATATACAATTATTAAAAGATGCTAATGAGTTAGGATTTACTAGGATTTTCACATCGCTTCATATTCCAGAAGCTAATTATGATATTTTAAAAGTTGAAGTGAGAGAGTTTTTTGAGTTAGCAAAACAATATGATATGGATATAATTAGTGATATATCTCCAAATACTTTTAAATTTTTAGATTTAAATAACATGGATTTAAAAGGGTTAAGAGATATGGGAGTAAAAACAATAAGAATTGATTTTGGATATACAGAAGAAGAGATATCTAATATGAGTAAAAATGATTATGGTATACAAATACAATTAAATGCGTCTACAATAACAGAATCATTTTTTAAAAACTTAGATAAATTTTCTCCAAATTATGAAAATATAGATGCACTTCACAATTTTTATCCAAGAATCGGAACGGGGATATCTGAGGAATGTATGTTAGAAAAAAATAAAATTTTAAATGATAGAGGAATAAAGATATGTGCATTCGTTCAATCTAACAACAGAAAAAGAAGTCCATTAAAAGATGGATTACCAACATTAGAAGATCATAGAAATAAAGATGTAAGGCAAGCTGCAAATCATTTGTTTGCAATAGGAAATCAATCAGTTTTTATAGGGGATTCACTTCCAAGCAAACAAGAGTTAAATGATTTAGCCAACCTTTTCACTGAAGGAGTAGAATTAAGAATAAAAGTAGATACTAAAGAGAAAGTTTCGTTAAAATTATTAGAAGAAATATATAGTTCACGAACTGATGGAGCAAGAGATGCTATAAGAGCTAGTGAAAGTAGGTTAATATTAAATGGGAATAATATAAAACCTGAAAATACAGTAGATAAAAATTATGGAGATATAACTATAGACAATGAAGGATATAAGAGGTATATGGGAGAGCTTCAAATTTTAACTACAAATCAAGCTTACGATGTTAGAATAAATAAAGTAGCATCAGTTTTACAAGATGACTTTTATCTATTAAAATATATAAAGAATGGTAAAAAGTTTTATTTTAGAAAGGTCTAA
- a CDS encoding PTS transporter subunit EIIC: MTNQEIAKNLIELVGGKENIKSVQNCMTRCRLELLDYSKVQMEELKKSEGALGVVQAEGQLQIIYGPGKVNKVTEEVNKIVGKKVLLGDDAIKETKDKLKEKNNTKFKNALKKVGNIFIPLIPLFVACGLVLAVNNIAGVYFGEAYTSTTAAKIIGLIGNGVFSVLSILVGLNAAKEFGSQMPMMGGVLGGILSSPVLADINLFGMTLTPGRGGIISVILVALLAVYIEKGCKKVVPDVLDLFITPLVTLTVSVLVALLILQPVGGFISDSIGLVVANTVASGNMLVSVISGAVSGALFLPLVMTGMHQALTPIHADLIASTGSTVLLPILATAGMAQVGATIAVFKKTKNKRLKETAKNGLVPGFLGIGEPLIYGVTLPLGKPFLGACLGAGIGGAVMAFFKVGAVAMGVSGLPLALLIADGKMFVFLIGVVASYVGGYFFTELLGFEDPVE; this comes from the coding sequence ATGACAAACCAAGAAATAGCAAAGAATTTAATTGAGTTAGTTGGTGGAAAAGAAAATATTAAAAGTGTGCAAAACTGTATGACACGTTGTAGACTTGAACTTTTAGATTATTCAAAGGTTCAAATGGAAGAATTGAAAAAGTCAGAAGGTGCGTTAGGAGTAGTTCAAGCAGAAGGACAATTACAAATTATTTATGGACCAGGTAAAGTAAATAAAGTAACTGAAGAAGTAAATAAGATAGTTGGTAAAAAAGTATTGCTAGGTGATGATGCAATAAAAGAAACAAAAGACAAATTAAAGGAAAAAAATAATACAAAATTCAAAAATGCACTTAAGAAAGTTGGAAATATATTTATACCTTTAATACCGTTATTTGTAGCATGTGGATTGGTTTTAGCAGTTAATAATATTGCAGGTGTATATTTTGGAGAAGCATATACAAGTACAACTGCAGCTAAGATAATAGGGTTAATAGGAAATGGAGTTTTCTCAGTTTTATCTATATTAGTTGGGTTAAATGCAGCAAAAGAATTTGGATCACAAATGCCTATGATGGGTGGAGTACTTGGAGGAATTTTATCATCTCCAGTACTTGCTGATATAAATTTATTTGGAATGACATTAACACCAGGTAGAGGTGGAATAATATCAGTAATACTAGTTGCGCTATTAGCAGTTTATATTGAAAAAGGATGTAAAAAAGTAGTGCCAGATGTACTAGACTTATTTATAACTCCACTAGTTACACTAACAGTTTCAGTTTTAGTTGCATTATTAATATTGCAACCAGTAGGTGGATTTATATCTGATTCAATAGGGTTAGTAGTAGCAAATACTGTAGCATCAGGAAATATGTTAGTTTCTGTTATATCAGGAGCAGTGTCAGGAGCATTATTCCTACCATTAGTTATGACTGGAATGCATCAAGCTTTAACACCTATACATGCAGATTTAATAGCAAGTACAGGTTCAACAGTTTTACTTCCGATACTTGCAACAGCAGGTATGGCTCAAGTTGGAGCTACAATAGCAGTTTTTAAAAAGACTAAAAATAAAAGATTAAAAGAAACAGCAAAAAATGGATTAGTACCAGGATTTTTAGGTATAGGAGAGCCTTTAATATATGGAGTAACATTACCTCTTGGAAAACCTTTCTTAGGAGCTTGTTTAGGAGCAGGAATAGGTGGAGCAGTAATGGCATTTTTCAAAGTTGGTGCAGTAGCAATGGGAGTATCAGGATTACCTCTTGCACTATTAATAGCCGATGGGAAAATGTTTGTCTTCTTAATTGGAGTTGTAGCTTCATATGTAGGTGGATATTTCTTTACAGAATTATTAGGGTTTGAAGATCCGGTAGAATAA